In Anaeromicrobium sediminis, the DNA window TGATTCCTAGAATGGTGGATAAGGGCTATCCTAGAGGATATGCAACTGCATTGGTAACAGTTTCATCAATTTTAGGATTATTGATTCCTCCAAGTGTAATCATGATTCTATACGGATGGGTTACAGAAACATCAATATTGGCTTGTTTCCTTTCAACAGTAGGTCCAGGATTAGCAATCGTAGTTACATTTTCTATTATTAATCTTATCTGGGCAAAAAAAATGCCCAATATTGTTTTAGAACCACCACTTGAGTCTTCAGAAAAGCGAAAAATACTATTAAAGAGAATGCGAGTAGCTTTACCGGCTATTGCAATGCCTGTGATTATTTTGGGTGGTATCTATGGTGGTATTTTTACTCCCGCTGAAGCAGCAGGGGTTGCTTGTGTATTATCTATTCCTGTAGGATTTTTCATTTATAGAGAATTAAAGTTTGATAATTTCTACAAGCTTGTTGGTGAATCAGCTACTTCAGTTGGTGCCATAATGACCATGATTATTTTCACTTTGATGCTTAGTCAGACCTATGTAATGTTAAGAGTACCTCAAGCCATAATTGAGATATTTTTCAACTTGACAGATAGTAAGATAATCATGCTCATCATTATAAACATATTTTTATTCTTTGTTGGTATGATTGTAAACGATGCTACGGGAATGATTTTAGTTGCACCGCTATTGCTTCCTTTAGTTACTAAACTGGGTATTAGTCCAATACATTTTGCAGCTATAATGGGTGTTAATCTTGCAATGGGCGGTGTTACTCCACCTTATGCAAGTATTCTATATTTGGGTATGCGTATAGGTAAGTGTGAATTTAAAGAAATTGTAACACCAACAATGGTTTTCCTATTATTAGGATATCTTCCAGTAGTTATATTAACAACATTTATACCAGAACTTTCTTTATACCTTCCAAGGTTAATGGGATTATTATAAAAGTACAATTAATTACATAAATTACTGAATTCTATTTCCAGTAGGTGGTATGAAAAATTTTTAAAAAGGAGGTATAGGTAAATATATACAGGGTGTGGTTTATGAAGAATTTAATTTAAGGAGGATGAAAATGAAGATATTTAAGAAAATGAGTTTAATTATTGTTTCTATGGTGTTATTAATAACGAGCATAACAGGATGTACATCAAGTACATCGGCCGGTGGAGAAAATAAGGAATCAAAAGCAAGAAAATGGAAAATTGGTCACGTTAGACCTAAGGGAACAGTTGTAGATAATGATGTTACAGAGTTTGTAAATAATGTTAAAGAAGCTAGTGATGGATTAATCGAAATTGAAATTTATCCATCCAGTCAACTTGGAGACTACAACGTTGTTCAAGAGCGTGTTGGTATGGCTGATATTGAGATGCAATTGGCACCTGCTGGTACAAATGTAGATAAGTCTTTAGGTATTAGTAGTGCTCCTTATTTGGCAACTAATTGGGATGAAGCTAGAGAACTATTTAAAAGAGACGGTGTGTTGATTAATGCTATAGAAGAAAAATTCGAAAAGCAGGGAATTAAGGTTATAGCATCATATCCAGTATATTTTGGTGGGATTGCTTTAGCTAAGGAACCTAAAGATCCAGCAAATCTTCAGGTATCCCAAAACATGAAAATAAGAGTGCCAGGAATAAAGTCATATGAAGCTACTGCTGAAGCATTAGGATATATGGCAACACCAATCCCTTACGCTGAAGCTTTCACAGCAATGCAGACAGGTATAGTTGATGGGGCTATTGGCTCAGGAGCTGAAGGGTATTACTCAAGTTTTAGAGATGTTACAAAATGTTATCTTCCTTTAAATGACCACTTTGAAATGTGGTACTTATACATGAGTTTAGATGTATGGAATGACCTTTCTGATGATGAGAAGAAAATGCTTGAAGAGATAGGACTAAAATTAGAAGAAAAGCGTTATGAAACTGCCGAGGCAGATCAAAAGGAATTTGAGAATAAATTAAAAGAAGAAGGAATAAAGGTAATAGAATTTACAGATGAAGAACTTGCAAATTTTGCAAAGAAAGTTAGAGAAACAGTTTGGCCAGAGATTAAGGATGAATTTGGCGCTGAGTTGTTTGACAGCGTAACTGAAAATATTAAATAAAAAACAACAGGTACTACCAAAGTAAAATTTGGTAGTACTTTTATTTTTATCATACGTTTTGCAAGTCTTTAATCTTCCTATATAAGGTTCTTAGGCCAATACCCAGTTCATCGGCTGCGGCAGTTTTCCCTTTTACATCCCATCCATGTTTATTTAAAGTATTTCTTATTGTTTCCAATTCTAATTTTTTTACTTTACTCTTCATTTCATCCCTTTTATACTTTTCATGTTCCATAAATTTATCAGGTAAATCATTAACATTAATTATTGAAGAATCACACATATTAACGGCGTATTCTATGGTATTTTCCAATTCTCTAACGTTTCCAGGCCAGTGGTAGGATTTGAAAACAGACAAAACTTCATCTGAGATGGAATCTATATGCCTATTTAACTTTAAAGAATATTTATCTATAAACTTCATGGACAACAAAGTAATATCTTCTAATCTAACTTTTAAAGAAGGTATATTTATAGGAATAATATTTAATCTATAATATAAATCTGCTCTGAATTTCTTTTCTTCTATTAACTTTTCTATATGTTGGTTAGTAGCTGCAATGACTCTCACATCTATTTGAGTAGAGGTAATACCTCCAACCCGTTCTATTTCGTAATCTTGTAGGACCCTTAATAACTTAGCTTGCATATGAAGGGGCATTTCTCCTACCTCATCTAAAAATAAAGTTCCCCCCTGTGCCAATTCAAATTTGCCAACTTTACCTCCCTTTTTAGCTCCCGTAAAGGCCCCTTCTTCATAGCCAAAAAGTTCACTTTCAAATAATGTATCAGGAATACTGGCACAGTTTATTGCCACAAAGGGAAAATCAGCACGATTACTCATTTTATGTATAGTTTTTGCTAGGAGACCTTTTCCTGTACCTGTCTCTCCTGTTATTAAGGTAGTTGAGGAACTATTAGCAATTTTTCTTATTTTTCCTTTTAATTTATGTATCTCATTACTTTCACCAACTATATTATCAATAAATAAAGTATCATTATTTTTATCATGGATATTTAAGTCTTTATACTTATTAGTTAACTTTATTATACTTCCTAAAGGTTGGTAATTATCATTTACAGGGGTAGAAGACATTTGCCATAATGTATTGTCAAAGAACATGGACTCATTTAGTAAAGGTAATTGATTTAGTATTTTGTTTACTACTTTTTCAGGAAATAAATTATGAATAGATTGTTTATAGTGGTCACAAACCTTAAATAATTTCAGGGCAGATGAGTTGTAGTACTGTATAGAGCCGACCGTATCACTTATTAATAGGGGTTCATCAGATAAATCAAGACCAGATTTAAATAGTTTATCTAACTTTAAAGATCCTTTGTAATGATAATTTTGAGCTAAAAACTTGGATATTAACAAGGAGATGGCATTTAGTAGGTCTATGTATTTACTTAGATTTTTAATGATTTTGTTATGGCCATCTTTAGTAAAGGCAGTTAAAGAAATAACTCCTATGGGAATGTCATCAATTTTAATACAGTTTAACAATTCGATGGTAGAAGGGCAATTTTCTTTAAATCTACATCCAATACAAGGTTTCATGGAACCGGGATTGTTAACCAATATCTTTCCCTTTGACATGACTTCCTCAATAAAAGGGGCATGGACCGTTTGGCCCTTATGTTCTAGATATGATTCAGTACAAGTGACCAATTTACTTTCCTTATCAAAGATGGCCCCATCCACATTTACTATGTGACATAGGTTCTTTAAAATTTTGTTTAAGTCATCACTAAAAACTTCTACGGCAAGCATATTATTCACATCCTAGTCAATAATTTTTCTATTGTACACAGTATAAGACATTTTGAACATATTGGCAAATAATTTGCCAAAAAAGTCAAAAAAATCATATAAGAATGAATTTACTCAAGGAAGAATATAAATAGAGAGAAGAGTACAAGGGGCAATATGTAAGGGGTTAGCCATTTAAAATCATATTTTATAAAGGGAAAATGATTTTGGCATGGAAAATGCTTATATATTTAGTACGAAAATGAAAGTACATATTTAGTTCAAAAGGAAAGGGTTTTTTAAAGAAATTTACTTTAAATGTAAGGGCAGGAGGTAATCATATGGAAAAGAAAATTGACAAATTATCCTTAGAGGGGAAGG includes these proteins:
- the dctP gene encoding TRAP transporter substrate-binding protein DctP, giving the protein MKIFKKMSLIIVSMVLLITSITGCTSSTSAGGENKESKARKWKIGHVRPKGTVVDNDVTEFVNNVKEASDGLIEIEIYPSSQLGDYNVVQERVGMADIEMQLAPAGTNVDKSLGISSAPYLATNWDEARELFKRDGVLINAIEEKFEKQGIKVIASYPVYFGGIALAKEPKDPANLQVSQNMKIRVPGIKSYEATAEALGYMATPIPYAEAFTAMQTGIVDGAIGSGAEGYYSSFRDVTKCYLPLNDHFEMWYLYMSLDVWNDLSDDEKKMLEEIGLKLEEKRYETAEADQKEFENKLKEEGIKVIEFTDEELANFAKKVRETVWPEIKDEFGAELFDSVTENIK
- a CDS encoding TRAP transporter large permease yields the protein MLTIVLLDVILLVLLLMLSVPLPYCFGGALMFMSIFGGVSMKSMMLWAFNQMISPILLASPLFVLAGTLMGGSGIAKRLLNLADSFVGRIKGGIGVVAVATCAFIGAISGSGFTGVAATGPILIPRMVDKGYPRGYATALVTVSSILGLLIPPSVIMILYGWVTETSILACFLSTVGPGLAIVVTFSIINLIWAKKMPNIVLEPPLESSEKRKILLKRMRVALPAIAMPVIILGGIYGGIFTPAEAAGVACVLSIPVGFFIYRELKFDNFYKLVGESATSVGAIMTMIIFTLMLSQTYVMLRVPQAIIEIFFNLTDSKIIMLIIINIFLFFVGMIVNDATGMILVAPLLLPLVTKLGISPIHFAAIMGVNLAMGGVTPPYASILYLGMRIGKCEFKEIVTPTMVFLLLGYLPVVILTTFIPELSLYLPRLMGLL
- a CDS encoding sigma-54 interaction domain-containing protein, which gives rise to MLAVEVFSDDLNKILKNLCHIVNVDGAIFDKESKLVTCTESYLEHKGQTVHAPFIEEVMSKGKILVNNPGSMKPCIGCRFKENCPSTIELLNCIKIDDIPIGVISLTAFTKDGHNKIIKNLSKYIDLLNAISLLISKFLAQNYHYKGSLKLDKLFKSGLDLSDEPLLISDTVGSIQYYNSSALKLFKVCDHYKQSIHNLFPEKVVNKILNQLPLLNESMFFDNTLWQMSSTPVNDNYQPLGSIIKLTNKYKDLNIHDKNNDTLFIDNIVGESNEIHKLKGKIRKIANSSSTTLITGETGTGKGLLAKTIHKMSNRADFPFVAINCASIPDTLFESELFGYEEGAFTGAKKGGKVGKFELAQGGTLFLDEVGEMPLHMQAKLLRVLQDYEIERVGGITSTQIDVRVIAATNQHIEKLIEEKKFRADLYYRLNIIPINIPSLKVRLEDITLLSMKFIDKYSLKLNRHIDSISDEVLSVFKSYHWPGNVRELENTIEYAVNMCDSSIINVNDLPDKFMEHEKYKRDEMKSKVKKLELETIRNTLNKHGWDVKGKTAAADELGIGLRTLYRKIKDLQNV